In Mucilaginibacter sp. KACC 22063, the genomic stretch GCATTTTTTGCCCTAAGAGACTTTGAAGCAAGTTCTCCAACGGAGTCCTACGCTCAGAATGACAAGATAAATAACAAAGTACATGAACCCTGAAGAACTATTAAACGAAGGCAATCAGCCTAAAAAAGAAAGCCCGTTAAAAAGCCTTGAGGTTGACCTGAAGCTTTTCAGCGAATCGTTGCGTGAAGTGGCCGTGGAGATAATGGTGGAAGGGCTATCAGCTTATCCGATATTTATTGCTCACCAGCATGAATTAAAGCTGGGTGAGCTGATCTTAGATAAAGCCGAACTGAACACGGAATGGAGCATCCATGCTTCAACGCTGGAAGAATTTGTAGAGCGTGGTATTGTAAAAAAGGAGCTTAAACAACGCTTTATTGATAACTATAAAAACGCGCACGATTTTATGTGTGTGTTTGTGGTAGTGCCCGAAGGCGCAAACTTTGTATTTTTTCCTTATAACAAAGAATAATTGGTAGTTTAGCTACGCATAAACAGCACACAGGTTATGTCTGATAAAAAGCTGCTCATTTTAAATCCGCAACAGATACAGCAAAAGATAGATCGTATTGCTTACCAGATACTGGAAGATAATTTCGAGGAAGAAGAAATTGTGATTGCCGGTATTTTGCCGCAGGGCAGCAATATTGCAGTAAGGCTAAAAGCCATATTGGATAACATTGCGCCGTTTAAAAGCAAAATGATTAATATAGAGCTTGATAAGCATGGCAGCAGCCTTCAGTTTAAACTGGATACCGCTATTGAAGAGTGCACCAATAAAGTAGTGATTTTGGTAGATGACGTTTTAAACAGCGGCAAAACACTTGCTTACGGCTTTGGTGTATTTTTAGACGTTCCGCTCAAAAAACTGCGCACGGTAGTACTGGTTGACCGTAACCACAAAAGCTTCCCGGTAAGTACAGATTATTCAGGCATTGCTTTATCCACCTTGTTGAATGAGCATGTAGCCGTGATATTATCTGAGAATGGCGAAAACGATGCGGTTTATCTGGGCTGATTAACTGTTTAGCACAATATCACTCAGATATTCTGTGCTGATGCTTAACCCATCAGCTACAATATTAGCCTGATAGTAGAATGGCTCGCGTTCGGCAAGTTTTTCAGTAATAAATTTTACCAGTTCGTCGCCATGCTTGCCATGCAACAATGGGCGTTCTTCTTTACCATGTTCTAAACGTTGGGCAAGCGTTTTAGGGTTAAGCTGTATATAAATTACTTTCCCATTGGCTTTCATCCACTCCATATTGTCGAAATAGCAAGGCAGCCCCCCGCCCGTAGATACAATGCAATTTTCAGGATAGTTGGCATTCCTCATCACTTCCGATTCGCGCTCCCTGAACTTATCCTGCCCGTACTTTGTAAAATACTGGGCAATGGTCATGGATTCCTGCCACTCGAAAAGCTCGTCTAGATCGATAAAACGATAATTCAACTTGGACGCTAACCTGCGACCAATGGTGGTTTTACCCGAACCCATAAATCCTACTAAAAATATTCTCATTTACTGCTGGCGTAGGTACTTTTTAACAATGTCGTCATATTTAGGCAGACTATGGTAGTGCCACTTGGCAATTACGGTTCCGCCTTTCATCAGCATAATACCGGGGTTTGACCTTACCATTGATTTTAACGGAACGCCGTCGGCATAAAATATCTCCGATACCAGGTGATGTTTCTTTGCAAAAGCCGTAGCATCCGGTGCCGAATTTGAGGTAAGGAACACCGTACGGATGTTGTAATTATCAGTCAGGTTTACCGCCAGCGCGTTAATGCGGTTAATAGCAGCCTCGTTAGTATGCTGAAGATCGTAGGCCACAATAATCAGGTTATAGAACGGATTAGCCAATAGTTCCTGTGTGTAGTTATTTCCCTGTGCATCCTGAATTGACAGATCGGGGATCTTGGGTGTAAATCCTTTTTTAACTAACCTCGACTCAGGGTTGCCCACCACCTGCCAGTTACTATCTTTCCAGATACCGGTTTTAAGATATTCCTTATCCGTCATGGTTTTAGCTTCGCCAGTCTTTTTGTTTTTAAGCTGATAAGTCAGCTCAAATTCATCGGGCTTGGCACCAGGCGGCGTAACCATTTCCTGCGGAATGTTAGCGCCAACTTTGTAAGGAAGAAAATCAAGCACGGGTAAAAAGTTATAAGTATACAGCCCTACCCCGAAAGATAGTACAATAGCTACAACAAGCAAGCTGTTTTCTACAGATTTGCTAAATACCGGCTTAATTAAGTCGCGGTTGTAAAACAGTACTAATACTAACAGCAGCAATACCAAGTCTTTACTGAACGACTGCCAAGGGGTAAGCGGAATAGCATCACCAAAGCAACCGCAGGTTTGTACCACTTTAAAAAACGCAGAATAAAATGTAAGAAAGGCAAAGAAAATGATCAGCAATAGTAGCCCCCATGCAATGGTTTTAACCCTTGTTCCAATAAGCAATGCAAAACCCAGCAGCATTTCAATGGCGCATAAAATAATAGCCAGGCTAAGTGCAAGACCGTTAAAAAACGTCATGTGAAATACCTCGAAGTATTCCTGCAATTTATAGGAGAAGCCAAGCGGGTCGTTAGCTTTTATCAGTCCTGAAAATATGAACAGGAGACCTACAGCTATGCGGCAAAACCAAACTATCGCTTTTCTCATTTTACGCCCAGTTTAATCAGTGCAAAAACCGAATAGTTCAACATATCCTGATAGTTAGCCTTCACACCTTCAGAAGCTACCGTTTGCCCCTGGTTGTCTTCTATCTGTTTTACACGCAGTATTTTCATCAGTATCAGGTCTGTTAAAGAGCTGATACGCATATCGCGCCATGCCTCGCCATAATCATGGTTCTTAGCAAACATCAGGTCTTTTGTCTCTTTTGCTTTCTCCTCAAACTGTTGGGCAACCACATCGGCATCCAGTTCAAGCGGCAGGCTGGTATTCACGGCATCAAGCTGCATCATGGCAATAATACAGTAGTTTACAATACCGATATATTCACCTGTAATATCATCGCCCACTTTTGATATCTTTTTCTCTTCAAGCGTGCGTATACGCTGTGCCTTTATAAATATTTGATCGGTGATTGACTGCGGCCTTAATATGCGCCATGCTGTGCCGTAATCACGCGTTTTTTTTAAGAAAAGTGTTCTGCAGGTATTTATAACCGCGTCGTATTCTGCTGATGTATTATTCAAGGTTATGCTGTTTTATTTCGGTTATCCGGCGGTGCAGAGGCCCTGCCTCATCTTGCGCTCCTTTAAAAAGAAGTTTCGCCATTTGGAATATAACGTTATGCGTATAACAATGTAATTTTACCACATAAATTTTACAACGTTATTAAGTGGTTAAAGATACAGTTTTTCATAAAAAGACAACCCTTAACGCCGGCGGAAAGCTGATAGACCTGAGCACCCCAAAGGTAATGGGCATCATCA encodes the following:
- a CDS encoding phosphoribosyltransferase family protein yields the protein MSDKKLLILNPQQIQQKIDRIAYQILEDNFEEEEIVIAGILPQGSNIAVRLKAILDNIAPFKSKMINIELDKHGSSLQFKLDTAIEECTNKVVILVDDVLNSGKTLAYGFGVFLDVPLKKLRTVVLVDRNHKSFPVSTDYSGIALSTLLNEHVAVILSENGENDAVYLG
- a CDS encoding shikimate kinase; amino-acid sequence: MRIFLVGFMGSGKTTIGRRLASKLNYRFIDLDELFEWQESMTIAQYFTKYGQDKFRERESEVMRNANYPENCIVSTGGGLPCYFDNMEWMKANGKVIYIQLNPKTLAQRLEHGKEERPLLHGKHGDELVKFITEKLAEREPFYYQANIVADGLSISTEYLSDIVLNS
- a CDS encoding BT_3928 family protein codes for the protein MRKAIVWFCRIAVGLLFIFSGLIKANDPLGFSYKLQEYFEVFHMTFFNGLALSLAIILCAIEMLLGFALLIGTRVKTIAWGLLLLIIFFAFLTFYSAFFKVVQTCGCFGDAIPLTPWQSFSKDLVLLLLVLVLFYNRDLIKPVFSKSVENSLLVVAIVLSFGVGLYTYNFLPVLDFLPYKVGANIPQEMVTPPGAKPDEFELTYQLKNKKTGEAKTMTDKEYLKTGIWKDSNWQVVGNPESRLVKKGFTPKIPDLSIQDAQGNNYTQELLANPFYNLIIVAYDLQHTNEAAINRINALAVNLTDNYNIRTVFLTSNSAPDATAFAKKHHLVSEIFYADGVPLKSMVRSNPGIMLMKGGTVIAKWHYHSLPKYDDIVKKYLRQQ
- a CDS encoding DUF1599 domain-containing protein, giving the protein MNNTSAEYDAVINTCRTLFLKKTRDYGTAWRILRPQSITDQIFIKAQRIRTLEEKKISKVGDDITGEYIGIVNYCIIAMMQLDAVNTSLPLELDADVVAQQFEEKAKETKDLMFAKNHDYGEAWRDMRISSLTDLILMKILRVKQIEDNQGQTVASEGVKANYQDMLNYSVFALIKLGVK